The Flavobacterium sp. HJ-32-4 genome contains a region encoding:
- a CDS encoding heavy-metal-associated domain-containing protein: protein MKWTLSLLCLALAVSTLTSCKKEAAADTTAKTTAVAGKTETATFHIEGMSCAVMCAGKIQQELSKMEGVKKAVVDFDKKSATVEYDAAAVTPQQLKAKVEGVADGKTYKVSELKSTADHAMLARAAKK from the coding sequence ATGAAATGGACGTTATCACTGCTCTGCCTCGCCTTGGCGGTAAGCACCCTCACCAGTTGTAAAAAAGAAGCCGCAGCCGATACCACTGCTAAAACGACCGCGGTCGCGGGCAAAACAGAAACTGCTACGTTTCACATCGAAGGGATGAGCTGCGCCGTCATGTGTGCCGGAAAGATCCAACAGGAATTGTCGAAGATGGAAGGCGTAAAAAAAGCCGTAGTGGATTTCGACAAAAAGTCGGCAACCGTCGAGTATGATGCCGCAGCCGTAACGCCACAGCAATTGAAAGCGAAAGTGGAAGGAGTAGCGGATGGAAAAACCTATAAAGTATCCGAATTGAAGTCAACGGCCGATCATGCCATGTTGGCCCGTGCCGCCAAGAAATAA
- the tsf gene encoding translation elongation factor Ts: MSTITAADVNKLRTQTGAGMMDCKKALVEAEGDFEKAVEILRKKGQKVAANRSDRESTEGAAIAAVNADKTEGAVITLNCETDFVGKNEGFVKLATDLANLALGFDTKEAFLAADYNGITVAEKLIEQTGVIGEKIEIGTFEKLSGAFVGSYIHAGNKIATLVALSANVAGADEAARNVAMQAAAMSPIALDENGVDAATIEKEIEIAKDQLRQEGKPEAMLDNIAKGKLQRFFKDNTLVNQDYIKDGSMSVSAYVKSVDANLTVTGFKRAALG; this comes from the coding sequence ATGTCAACTATAACTGCTGCAGACGTAAACAAACTCCGCACCCAGACCGGTGCCGGTATGATGGACTGCAAAAAAGCCCTCGTAGAAGCTGAAGGCGACTTCGAAAAAGCGGTAGAGATCCTTCGTAAGAAAGGACAGAAAGTAGCCGCCAACCGTTCTGACCGTGAGTCAACAGAAGGTGCTGCCATCGCGGCGGTAAACGCTGACAAAACAGAAGGTGCGGTCATCACGCTGAACTGTGAAACTGACTTCGTAGGTAAAAACGAAGGTTTTGTGAAACTCGCTACCGACCTGGCGAACCTGGCCCTTGGTTTCGACACCAAAGAGGCATTCCTCGCGGCTGACTACAACGGCATCACCGTTGCAGAGAAACTGATCGAGCAAACCGGTGTTATCGGTGAGAAAATCGAAATCGGTACGTTTGAGAAACTGTCAGGTGCGTTCGTAGGATCGTACATCCACGCAGGTAACAAAATCGCGACGCTTGTAGCCCTTTCTGCTAACGTAGCCGGTGCTGACGAAGCAGCGCGCAACGTAGCGATGCAGGCGGCTGCTATGTCGCCAATCGCGCTTGACGAGAACGGCGTAGATGCTGCTACCATCGAGAAAGAAATCGAGATCGCGAAAGACCAATTGCGTCAGGAAGGCAAGCCAGAGGCTATGCTCGACAACATCGCAAAAGGCAAATTGCAACGTTTCTTCAAAGACAACACCCTGGTTAACCAGGACTATATCAAGGATGGCTCTATGAGCGTTTCTGCTTATGTGAAATCCGTTGATGCGAACCTTACCGTAACCGGCTTCAAAAGAGCTGCATTGGGTTAA
- the rpsB gene encoding 30S ribosomal protein S2 — protein sequence MANKVDVKELLEAGVHFGHMTRKWDPNMAPYIYMERNGIHIINLYKTAAKIEEANEALKKIAASGRKVLFVATKKQAKDIVAEKAAAANMPYITERWPGGMLTNFVTIRKAVKKMTSIDKMKKDGTFNTLSKKEKLQIDRLRAKLEKNLGSIADMSRLPAALFVVDIKAEHIAVKEAQKLNIPVFAMVDTNSDPREVDYVIPANDDASKSIEKVLSLVTAAIIDGLNNRTSDKEADETDEAEAMEVAAAPVAEAPAVEAEVAEQAAPEADAQTEEA from the coding sequence CGCAAATGGGACCCGAACATGGCTCCCTATATCTATATGGAGCGTAACGGCATCCATATCATCAACCTTTACAAAACGGCTGCCAAAATCGAGGAGGCCAACGAAGCCCTGAAGAAAATCGCCGCTTCCGGTCGCAAAGTACTCTTCGTAGCAACCAAAAAACAGGCTAAGGACATCGTAGCGGAGAAAGCCGCCGCGGCCAACATGCCGTACATTACGGAAAGATGGCCAGGTGGTATGTTGACGAACTTCGTCACCATCCGTAAAGCGGTTAAGAAAATGACGTCTATCGACAAGATGAAGAAAGACGGCACGTTCAACACCCTGTCTAAAAAAGAAAAATTGCAGATTGACCGTCTGCGTGCGAAGCTCGAGAAAAACCTCGGCTCGATCGCTGACATGTCAAGGCTCCCAGCTGCCCTTTTTGTCGTTGACATCAAGGCAGAGCACATCGCGGTGAAAGAAGCGCAAAAATTAAACATTCCAGTTTTCGCAATGGTAGACACGAACTCTGACCCACGTGAGGTCGACTACGTGATCCCTGCCAACGATGACGCTTCAAAATCGATCGAAAAAGTGCTTTCACTGGTGACGGCTGCGATCATCGACGGACTCAACAACCGTACGTCTGATAAAGAAGCTGACGAAACCGATGAAGCAGAAGCTATGGAAGTAGCGGCTGCCCCGGTAGCGGAAGCACCTGCTGTTGAAGCGGAAGTAGCCGAACAAGCGGCTCCTGAGGCTGACGCACAGACAGAAGAAGCATAA
- a CDS encoding single-stranded DNA-binding protein codes for MNNGTLNKVMLIGHLGDDVKMHYFEGGNCIGRFPLATNEVYINKSTNEKITSTEWHNLVVRNKAAEICEKYLTKGDKIYVEGRIKSRQWQAEDGTVKYTTEIQVTEFTFLTTKKETEAGRTAAPSYHDSKGAESPALPENDMPF; via the coding sequence ATGAACAACGGAACGCTCAATAAAGTCATGCTCATCGGCCACCTCGGCGATGACGTAAAGATGCACTACTTCGAGGGAGGCAACTGCATCGGGCGCTTCCCGCTGGCTACCAACGAGGTGTATATCAACAAATCGACCAACGAAAAGATCACGTCGACCGAATGGCACAATTTGGTAGTGCGCAACAAAGCGGCCGAGATCTGCGAAAAATACCTGACCAAAGGCGACAAGATCTATGTGGAAGGCCGCATCAAATCGCGTCAGTGGCAGGCTGAGGATGGAACGGTAAAGTATACGACGGAAATACAGGTAACCGAATTTACCTTCCTTACCACCAAGAAAGAAACCGAGGCGGGCCGCACGGCAGCGCCTTCCTATCACGATAGCAAAGGTGCCGAGAGCCCTGCCCTTCCAGAGAACGACATGCCGTTCTGA
- the gldD gene encoding gliding motility lipoprotein GldD: MKRYYFILLGLALTLASCKEEVLPKPPAQLRLEYGSASYERFDKDCPFSFDMNRAAVLNEKNGCNLTIDYPKMKATIYISYKPVSGNIKLLLRDAQKLTYEHVIKADNIIEQPFLNRDHKVYGMFYEVNGNAATNSQFYVTDSIHHFIDGSVYFYAKPNFDSVMPAVEYVKKDMRKIMESLKWK, translated from the coding sequence ATGAAGCGATACTACTTTATTTTATTAGGGCTGGCCCTGACACTGGCTTCGTGCAAAGAAGAGGTCTTGCCGAAACCACCGGCGCAGCTCCGACTCGAATACGGCTCGGCCTCATATGAGCGGTTCGACAAAGATTGCCCGTTTTCGTTCGATATGAACCGTGCGGCTGTGCTTAACGAGAAAAATGGCTGTAACCTCACGATCGACTATCCGAAAATGAAGGCGACGATTTATATCAGTTACAAGCCTGTTTCCGGCAACATCAAACTATTGCTTCGCGATGCGCAGAAGCTCACCTATGAACACGTTATCAAGGCCGACAATATCATTGAGCAGCCGTTCCTTAATCGGGATCACAAGGTGTATGGGATGTTTTATGAGGTCAACGGCAATGCGGCGACCAACAGCCAGTTTTACGTGACCGACAGCATCCACCACTTTATCGACGGGTCGGTCTACTTCTATGCCAAGCCGAATTTTGACTCGGTGATGCCGGCGGTAGAGTATGTAAAGAAAGACATGCGAAAAATTATGGAGAGCCTTAAATGGAAATGA
- a CDS encoding DMT family transporter, with protein sequence MKTENLKWLLLAFLALIWGSSFILILRGLDALSPLQVGSLRMIAAGAFLLLIGFRKLPQIPLGKWKYVALTGITGNFIPAFLFALAETEVNSTVSAILNSLTPLNTLIFGLLLFRMDVGRHQVLGILVGFAGCMLLVYGGSSEGGGDWRYAFFILLATICYALNIHFVKRYLSDLSPLTISAGNFAVLILPATAILLSTGITGHYSEHALQVSAFYIILLGLLSTGISNVVFYRLIQMSTPIFASNVTYLIPVVAACWGLLAGERLGWMQLIGAAVILSGVYLSSRKR encoded by the coding sequence ATGAAGACCGAAAACCTCAAATGGCTGCTGCTGGCTTTTTTGGCCCTGATCTGGGGCAGTTCGTTTATATTGATCCTCCGCGGACTCGATGCGCTCTCACCGCTTCAGGTCGGAAGCCTGCGGATGATTGCCGCCGGCGCTTTCCTTTTGCTGATCGGGTTTCGGAAGTTGCCACAGATTCCGTTAGGAAAATGGAAGTATGTAGCGCTGACGGGGATTACCGGTAATTTCATCCCAGCCTTCCTGTTTGCGCTTGCCGAAACCGAGGTCAATAGTACGGTTAGTGCCATCCTGAATTCACTTACGCCCCTCAACACCCTCATCTTCGGACTCCTCTTGTTCCGGATGGATGTGGGACGCCACCAGGTGTTGGGAATCCTTGTGGGTTTCGCCGGCTGTATGCTGTTGGTCTACGGCGGTTCGTCGGAAGGTGGTGGTGACTGGCGGTATGCGTTCTTCATCCTGCTGGCCACGATTTGCTATGCGCTGAACATCCACTTTGTGAAACGCTACCTTTCGGATCTTTCCCCGCTTACGATCTCAGCAGGTAATTTTGCCGTACTGATCCTTCCCGCTACCGCCATTTTGCTGTCAACGGGCATCACCGGACACTACAGCGAACACGCCCTTCAGGTTTCCGCCTTTTACATCATCCTGCTTGGATTACTGAGCACGGGCATCTCCAACGTCGTTTTCTACCGCCTGATCCAGATGTCAACACCCATCTTCGCCTCGAACGTTACGTACCTTATTCCCGTTGTAGCGGCCTGTTGGGGACTACTTGCCGGCGAACGCCTCGGGTGGATGCAATTGATCGGCGCCGCGGTGATTTTGTCGGGTGTGTATTTGTCATCGCGGAAGCGGTAA
- a CDS encoding DUF4256 domain-containing protein, which produces MTQPLSSEERIAFLSHLESRFHNHPERHPDTQWSQVRQRLEARPEVLESLYAMEMTGGEPDVLAIEPDGSVVFVDCAVESPKGRRSCCYDRAALDARKEHKPAHNALEWAQEMGAVLLTEAEYRKLQEVGEFDQKTSSWILTPDAIRQKGGALFCDRRYGHVFTYHNGAESYYAGRGFRAKIRL; this is translated from the coding sequence ATGACGCAACCACTATCCTCCGAAGAACGCATTGCCTTCCTTTCCCATCTCGAAAGTCGGTTTCACAACCATCCCGAACGGCATCCCGATACGCAATGGTCGCAGGTGCGACAGCGACTTGAAGCCCGGCCGGAGGTTTTGGAAAGCCTCTACGCGATGGAAATGACCGGCGGCGAACCCGATGTGCTGGCCATCGAACCCGACGGAAGCGTCGTTTTTGTCGATTGTGCTGTCGAGAGTCCTAAAGGCCGCAGGAGCTGTTGTTATGACCGTGCAGCACTGGATGCCCGCAAAGAGCACAAACCTGCCCACAACGCGCTGGAGTGGGCCCAGGAGATGGGCGCCGTGTTACTCACTGAAGCAGAATACCGGAAATTGCAGGAAGTAGGCGAATTCGACCAGAAAACGTCGAGTTGGATTCTGACGCCCGACGCCATCCGGCAGAAGGGAGGCGCGTTGTTCTGCGACCGTCGGTACGGACACGTTTTCACCTACCATAACGGAGCCGAATCGTATTATGCGGGGCGGGGTTTTCGCGCTAAGATCCGTTTATAA
- a CDS encoding ribonuclease E/G yields the protein MNKELIIRSSSDAVDFALLKDGRLIELHREEEKSNYQVGDIFIAKIRKPVAGLNAAFVNMGFDKDAFLHYHDLGPNLLTSLKFLKLATTGKLRDPFLKNFQFEKEIDKNGAILDILAANQSLLVQVVKEPISTKGPRISSELSLAGRFVVLVPFSDRVSISQKIESRKEKDRLKKLVQSVRPKGFGVIVRTVAEGQSVAELEKDLQTLLDRWSGMCKKLATAHHPSKVLGELNRASSILRDVFNDTFTGIHVDDAELFQQTKEYISEIAPSKEKIVRFYQSRDYPIFEKFHIERQIKTAFGRTVSMQKGAYLIIEHTEALHVIDVNSGNRSNKATNQEATALEVNMIAATEIARQLRLRDMGGIIVVDFIDMSNPDNRKVLFDKLRDEMADDKAKHKILPPSKFGLVQITRQRVRPEVNIKTHEDNPNGNGEIEAPIVIVDRIAQDLERLLKTHGNVILNAHPFVAAYLSKGFPSPRYKWLFAHRKWIRIIPRDAYTFLEYHFYDKQGKQIE from the coding sequence GTGAATAAGGAATTAATCATCCGATCAAGTTCTGACGCCGTAGATTTTGCCTTACTGAAAGATGGAAGACTCATTGAATTACACAGGGAAGAAGAAAAAAGCAACTACCAGGTAGGCGACATCTTCATTGCGAAGATCCGCAAGCCGGTTGCCGGCCTGAACGCCGCCTTCGTCAACATGGGTTTCGACAAAGACGCGTTCCTGCATTACCATGACCTGGGGCCTAACCTCCTCACTTCCCTTAAATTCCTCAAACTGGCCACCACAGGAAAACTTCGGGATCCGTTCCTGAAGAACTTCCAGTTTGAAAAAGAAATCGACAAAAACGGGGCAATCCTCGACATCCTTGCCGCCAACCAATCGTTGCTGGTGCAGGTCGTGAAGGAGCCGATTTCCACCAAAGGACCACGCATCAGTTCCGAGCTCTCGTTAGCCGGACGGTTCGTTGTGCTGGTGCCGTTTTCAGACCGGGTGTCCATCTCCCAAAAAATTGAATCCAGGAAAGAAAAAGACCGGTTGAAAAAACTGGTACAATCCGTACGCCCTAAAGGATTCGGGGTCATCGTCAGAACGGTGGCCGAAGGGCAATCAGTGGCAGAACTGGAAAAAGACTTACAGACATTGCTCGACAGATGGTCGGGGATGTGTAAAAAATTAGCAACGGCGCACCATCCGTCAAAAGTGCTCGGTGAACTCAACCGGGCCTCGTCGATCCTGCGGGATGTCTTCAACGACACCTTCACCGGGATCCACGTAGACGACGCCGAATTGTTCCAACAGACGAAGGAGTACATCAGCGAGATCGCTCCTTCCAAAGAAAAGATCGTCCGATTTTACCAGTCACGGGATTATCCGATCTTTGAAAAGTTCCACATAGAACGGCAGATCAAAACGGCTTTTGGCCGAACGGTTTCCATGCAGAAAGGAGCCTATCTGATCATTGAACACACCGAAGCCCTGCACGTCATCGACGTCAACAGTGGCAACCGATCGAACAAGGCAACCAACCAGGAAGCCACCGCGTTGGAGGTGAACATGATCGCTGCGACCGAAATCGCACGACAACTGCGCCTTCGCGATATGGGCGGTATCATCGTGGTCGACTTCATTGATATGTCGAACCCCGACAACCGCAAGGTGTTGTTTGATAAACTTCGTGACGAAATGGCCGACGACAAAGCCAAACACAAAATCCTGCCGCCGAGCAAATTTGGCCTGGTGCAGATTACCAGACAACGGGTGCGGCCAGAGGTCAATATCAAGACCCATGAAGACAACCCCAATGGCAACGGGGAAATCGAAGCGCCGATTGTCATCGTCGACCGCATTGCGCAAGACCTTGAACGCCTGTTGAAGACACACGGAAACGTGATCCTGAACGCCCATCCCTTTGTGGCGGCCTACCTGTCAAAAGGTTTTCCGTCGCCGCGCTACAAGTGGTTGTTCGCTCATCGGAAGTGGATTCGTATCATCCCCCGGGATGCCTACACCTTCCTTGAGTATCACTTCTACGACAAACAGGGGAAACAAATCGAATAA
- the gldE gene encoding gliding motility-associated protein GldE codes for MLTEPPPSDPTAALATGLPALLALLFLTAMVSGAEVAFFSLSPSDLSDIANRHPAKAKRIRRLVERPRKLIATLVMANTFLNISIAVLFSLIGRDWFGFIPSPSLKFIVDVTFVAFLILFFGDILPKIYANRHHTQFALALARPLSLLDTLLTPFSVPMRAMTRFLQRQFGPGRPDITIEKLSQALELTSDVDASQDEQRLLEGIVSFGNTDVDQIMTPRIDIFALDIRCEFAEVMQKIVESGFSRIPVYRDNIDHIEGVLFVKDLLPFIGKDNCEWQNLVRKPFFVPENKKLDDLLTEFQGMKNHLAIVVDEYGGTSGIVTLEDILEEIVGDISDEFDDGDIQYTQVDDTTFRFEGKVALKDFYRVTGADATVFEAVRDEAETVGGFLLERFGRFPEAGQTLDFGGWHFRVEETDTKRIRQVKVCPITAL; via the coding sequence TTGCTCACCGAGCCTCCCCCCTCCGATCCCACAGCGGCCCTTGCGACAGGGTTGCCGGCGCTGCTGGCGCTTCTCTTCCTTACGGCTATGGTTTCGGGTGCCGAAGTAGCCTTTTTTTCGCTGTCACCCTCCGATTTGTCGGATATTGCCAACCGCCATCCTGCCAAGGCAAAACGCATCCGCCGGCTGGTCGAACGGCCCCGTAAACTGATCGCTACGTTGGTCATGGCCAACACCTTCCTCAACATCAGCATCGCCGTTTTGTTTTCGCTGATCGGCCGCGACTGGTTCGGTTTCATCCCCTCGCCGTCGCTGAAGTTCATTGTCGATGTGACCTTCGTCGCCTTTCTCATCCTCTTTTTTGGCGACATCCTGCCTAAAATCTACGCCAACCGCCATCACACACAATTTGCGCTGGCCCTGGCACGACCGCTTTCGTTGCTCGACACCCTTCTCACCCCTTTTAGTGTGCCGATGCGTGCCATGACGCGTTTCCTGCAGCGGCAATTTGGCCCGGGACGACCTGATATTACCATCGAGAAACTGTCACAGGCCCTTGAGCTGACCTCCGATGTTGACGCCTCGCAAGACGAACAGCGGTTGCTGGAAGGCATCGTTTCGTTCGGAAATACGGATGTTGACCAGATCATGACACCCAGAATCGATATTTTTGCGCTGGATATCCGCTGCGAGTTCGCCGAGGTGATGCAGAAGATTGTCGAAAGTGGATTTTCACGGATTCCGGTCTATCGGGACAATATCGACCACATAGAGGGCGTTCTCTTCGTGAAAGACCTGCTTCCGTTCATCGGAAAAGACAACTGTGAATGGCAAAACTTGGTGCGTAAGCCGTTCTTTGTACCCGAGAACAAGAAGCTCGACGACTTGCTCACCGAATTCCAGGGGATGAAGAACCACCTGGCCATTGTAGTGGATGAATATGGAGGGACATCGGGCATCGTCACGCTTGAGGATATATTGGAGGAAATTGTGGGCGATATCAGTGATGAGTTCGATGATGGGGATATACAGTATACCCAAGTCGACGACACGACCTTCCGGTTTGAGGGCAAAGTGGCGCTCAAGGACTTTTACCGCGTCACCGGCGCCGATGCCACAGTGTTTGAAGCCGTGCGGGACGAGGCTGAAACGGTGGGCGGCTTTTTACTGGAACGATTTGGTCGTTTCCCGGAAGCTGGGCAGACGCTCGATTTCGGGGGATGGCATTTCAGGGTGGAAGAAACGGATACAAAACGCATACGGCAGGTGAAGGTCTGCCCGATAACAGCATTATGA
- a CDS encoding HU family DNA-binding protein, which yields MTKADIVAKISEKLGLEKGDVQATVESFMDEVKSSLETGDNVYLRGFGSFIIKTRAEKTGRNISKNTTIKIPAHNIPAFKPAKVFVEGVKTNNEPK from the coding sequence ATGACGAAAGCAGATATCGTAGCGAAAATTTCTGAAAAGCTTGGCCTTGAAAAAGGAGACGTTCAGGCAACCGTTGAATCCTTCATGGACGAGGTGAAATCTTCGCTTGAGACAGGAGATAACGTATACCTTCGGGGATTCGGAAGCTTCATCATCAAGACTAGAGCTGAGAAAACAGGTCGTAACATTTCAAAAAACACCACGATCAAGATTCCAGCCCACAACATACCTGCCTTCAAACCAGCCAAAGTATTCGTAGAGGGTGTTAAAACCAACAACGAGCCTAAATAA
- a CDS encoding pitrilysin family protein — MQGQVIPQPKPGPSPKINIGKPQTFELPNGLKVMVVENHKLPRVSFTLTLDNAPYAEGAKKGVSDLTSALMGNGTKKISKEKFNEEIDFLGADINFWDSGASASALSKYGARVLELMADGALNPVFTQEEFEKEKDKLLEGLKSDEKSVPAAAQRVGSVLVYGRNHPAGEYLSEETIKNVTLADVEQNYNTYFVPSNAYLVIVGDVKFKDTKKMVEKLFGSWKKATAPSVSYNDPKDVQYTQINFVDMPNAVQSEIGAYNVTNLKMGDKDYFAAIVANQIFGGDFNSYINMNLREAHGWTYGARSGISGNKYVSRFSATTQVRNAVTDSAVVEMIKELKRIRTEDVTDEMLKNVKAGYIGRFVMNIEKPQTVAQYALQTRTQNLPDNFYENYIANINAVTAEDIKRVANTYFKADNWRIVVVGKASDVLPGLEKIGVPILYFDKYGNPAEKPAMKKPVPAGVTAKTVFDNYIKAIGGEKAVKAVKTVFYTGSAKIPQAPAPLSFVRKVDARGLVMTELSLPGMGSLMKQVVGAKEGYQSGQGQKQAMSAEDFAKEKLTAVPFEELNLMSKAGVTVTGIEPMNGKDAYAVVDGDKTYYYDVTSGLKVAESNMQEGQDGKKVAVVTNINDYRDVKGVKLPFNMVLNVGFELDIKMSDVKINEGVSDADFQ, encoded by the coding sequence ATGCAAGGACAAGTAATTCCGCAGCCGAAACCAGGCCCATCGCCGAAGATCAATATCGGCAAACCACAAACGTTCGAACTTCCGAACGGACTCAAGGTGATGGTGGTCGAGAACCACAAATTGCCGCGTGTATCCTTCACCCTTACACTTGACAATGCCCCGTATGCAGAAGGAGCGAAGAAAGGCGTATCTGACCTGACCAGCGCACTGATGGGTAATGGCACCAAGAAGATCTCGAAGGAGAAATTCAACGAAGAAATCGACTTCCTTGGGGCCGATATCAACTTCTGGGACAGCGGTGCAAGTGCCAGCGCACTCTCTAAATACGGCGCCCGTGTACTCGAACTGATGGCGGACGGTGCATTGAACCCGGTTTTCACACAGGAAGAATTCGAGAAAGAGAAAGACAAATTGCTCGAAGGATTGAAGTCAGACGAAAAAAGCGTACCGGCCGCTGCACAGCGTGTAGGTAGCGTACTCGTATACGGACGCAACCACCCGGCAGGTGAGTACCTCAGCGAGGAAACCATCAAAAACGTAACCCTTGCCGACGTTGAGCAGAACTACAACACCTACTTCGTACCTAGCAACGCGTACCTCGTTATCGTAGGGGATGTGAAGTTCAAGGATACCAAGAAAATGGTAGAGAAACTGTTCGGTTCATGGAAAAAAGCGACCGCTCCTTCCGTATCGTACAACGATCCTAAGGACGTTCAGTATACGCAAATCAACTTTGTCGACATGCCGAATGCCGTGCAGTCAGAGATTGGGGCGTATAACGTGACCAACCTCAAAATGGGCGACAAAGATTATTTCGCTGCCATCGTAGCCAACCAAATCTTCGGAGGCGACTTCAACAGCTACATCAATATGAACCTGCGCGAAGCCCACGGCTGGACGTATGGTGCCCGTTCCGGTATCAGCGGTAACAAATATGTATCGCGCTTTTCTGCTACCACTCAGGTGCGCAACGCGGTTACCGACAGTGCCGTTGTAGAGATGATCAAAGAACTGAAGCGTATCCGCACAGAAGATGTAACGGATGAAATGCTGAAAAACGTGAAAGCGGGTTACATCGGCCGTTTCGTAATGAACATCGAAAAACCACAGACCGTTGCGCAGTATGCCTTGCAGACACGCACACAAAACCTGCCTGACAACTTCTACGAAAACTACATCGCGAACATCAACGCGGTTACAGCGGAAGACATCAAGCGTGTGGCGAACACCTATTTCAAAGCCGACAACTGGCGGATCGTCGTAGTGGGCAAGGCTTCGGATGTGTTGCCTGGACTCGAGAAAATCGGGGTGCCTATCCTGTATTTCGACAAATACGGCAACCCGGCTGAAAAACCGGCGATGAAAAAACCGGTTCCTGCCGGCGTAACAGCCAAAACCGTTTTCGACAACTACATCAAGGCGATTGGTGGAGAGAAAGCAGTAAAAGCGGTAAAAACTGTTTTCTACACGGGTTCTGCCAAGATTCCACAAGCTCCGGCACCACTTTCGTTCGTGCGTAAAGTAGATGCACGCGGCCTCGTGATGACAGAATTGTCACTGCCTGGTATGGGAAGCCTCATGAAGCAGGTAGTAGGCGCAAAAGAGGGCTATCAGTCCGGACAAGGCCAGAAACAGGCGATGTCAGCTGAAGACTTCGCAAAAGAGAAACTGACGGCTGTTCCATTCGAAGAACTCAACCTGATGTCGAAAGCAGGCGTTACCGTAACCGGTATCGAGCCTATGAACGGCAAAGACGCCTATGCAGTCGTAGACGGTGACAAAACCTACTACTACGATGTGACAAGCGGATTGAAAGTAGCCGAGTCAAACATGCAGGAAGGCCAGGACGGTAAGAAAGTAGCCGTTGTAACCAACATCAACGATTACCGTGATGTAAAAGGGGTGAAACTTCCTTTCAACATGGTGTTGAACGTAGGTTTCGAACTCGACATCAAAATGTCGGATGTGAAAATCAACGAAGGCGTCAGCGACGCAGATTTCCAATAA
- the mutY gene encoding A/G-specific adenine glycosylase gives MDFANTLKDWYLTNRRDLPWRHTRDPYAIWLSEIILQQTRVAQGLPYYDAFLTAFPTVGDLAAAEEQQVLRLWQGLGYYSRARNLHETARKIAFELGGRFPDDYKGLTQLKGVGDYTAAAIASFAYDEPVPVVDGNVFRVLARYFGIEDDIAKPSSRAVFRDVAQRQLLHDDPGLFNQSIMEFGALQCIPGKPDCERCPLQVGCVAFATGKVALLPVKNKKTRITERHFQYLVAVDPNGKTRVHPRTGPGIWRNLYEFPLHETTAAVDADTILEVARLDSFFGSAVDAVYQVNPTPIIHKLSHQHLSITFWHITLSDELRNGIAVNELAALPFPIVLHNFIERHFPGILKKQYI, from the coding sequence ATGGATTTTGCCAACACGCTCAAAGACTGGTATTTAACAAATCGCCGCGACCTGCCCTGGCGGCACACCCGCGACCCCTATGCCATCTGGCTTTCTGAGATCATACTGCAGCAAACACGCGTGGCGCAGGGCCTTCCCTACTACGACGCCTTCCTAACAGCATTTCCCACCGTTGGTGACCTCGCCGCCGCCGAAGAGCAGCAGGTATTGCGGCTTTGGCAGGGGCTCGGCTACTATTCCCGTGCGCGAAACCTGCACGAAACGGCCCGGAAAATTGCGTTCGAACTGGGCGGCCGCTTTCCCGATGATTACAAGGGACTGACACAACTCAAAGGTGTGGGCGATTATACCGCAGCGGCCATTGCCTCTTTCGCCTACGATGAACCCGTTCCGGTGGTGGATGGAAACGTCTTCCGGGTATTGGCGCGGTATTTCGGCATCGAAGACGACATCGCCAAGCCCTCGTCGCGCGCTGTTTTCCGCGATGTGGCGCAACGGCAGTTATTGCACGACGATCCGGGTTTGTTCAACCAGTCGATCATGGAGTTCGGTGCCCTGCAATGCATTCCGGGAAAACCCGACTGCGAGAGGTGTCCGCTCCAGGTGGGATGCGTGGCATTCGCAACCGGAAAAGTCGCGCTTCTTCCTGTCAAAAACAAAAAAACGCGCATTACCGAACGGCACTTCCAGTATCTGGTGGCTGTCGATCCGAACGGAAAAACGCGGGTGCATCCCCGAACGGGACCGGGCATCTGGCGCAATCTCTATGAATTTCCTTTGCATGAAACCACCGCGGCAGTTGACGCCGATACGATACTCGAAGTAGCGCGGCTGGATTCCTTCTTCGGATCTGCCGTTGACGCCGTTTACCAGGTCAACCCGACTCCGATCATACACAAGCTGTCCCATCAGCACCTGTCGATCACCTTCTGGCACATTACGCTGTCTGATGAACTTCGCAATGGGATAGCCGTCAACGAACTGGCGGCGCTTCCGTTCCCAATTGTACTGCACAACTTTATAGAGCGGCACTTTCCCGGAATCCTCAAAAAACAGTATATTTGA